Part of the Methanolobus chelungpuianus genome is shown below.
TTTAGATATCCTCATACCGTTTTTATAGTTTACTTATGGAATCCGATGCTATCCAATGGTGATGTTCTTAGACCTTATAGGTACAATACCACTGTTATACTAATCCATAGGAGTTTTCAGCTTATATACTTTTCCTCTAATAATCCGGCGCTCGCTATCGAAATCTGTCAATTGTTTTATGAGTTTTAGCAGCGGGCGCTCTGTAGACAATTTTGTGTTACATTCCTCTAAAAGAGTCTACTTCCATGTCGAAAAATATCTCTCTATACAGACTACTTTAAGCTATAACTTGACAAGTTCTATATGTCAAAAAAGGCTAGTTTTTAAAAGTTATGACTAAATTTTGAATCAACACTCTTATATGCTAAGAATAATCCTTCTAGAAAGAGCATATGAGCGTTTTAGAACAATATCATTCTTATTTCAAAAAAGTATGGGATTTAAAAATAGACCTAATTAAATTAGAACATACGTTGGTTAATAATGCAGTAGCCTTATCCAGTTACAATTGTTCTAATTATATAAAGCACCTGACAATAACTCATTTTGAGATAATATCTGAATACACTACACTAGTCAATGAGTACTTTGATGCTTACAAAAAGTCAATTGAAGTCAGCAGAGAGATGTTATCTTTACTTAATGAAGTATTTGCATTTACATCTAGCCATCATGATTACTTAATGCAATGTGAAAAGTTTGATTACCCTCGCTTCATAGAAATGTGTAAATATCAAAGAGATTCAGCTTCTGATTTTTTATTGACTATTAGCTTACCTGCATCAAATCACAGAAATTTCTTTAAACTTGAACAAGAAGAAGAAGGAAAAATATTCAATCTTGAAGATTTCCTTAAAGATATAGAAGATTCGGAAAATAACCCTCTACTTTAATTGCCTGTTTTTGTAACTTTTAGGTTATCGCTCAGCGTTTGAGTTCCGCCAGCATTTGACGAGCTTTATTATTCTGCAAAACCAACTGCAATATATCAGGTAATTTTGCCTCATATTTCCCTATCTCATCAAGTGCCTGACGATCAAGGACAAGGGAGCATTGTGAACAGAATCTATCATCTGGCTTGAGTACATTACTGCACCTAGGACACTTTTTAAGAGTCACGTGACGCTTATCTTCGGTCTTAAGACCACACTTCTCGAAGATGCGGTCATTAATCTCTTGGTCTGTAAAATTACCATATATCTTGAACATCTGTGAGGATCCTTTGGACCATCCGGCCCGGTGCTTTATTTCCTGCTCGTTGTAGCCGTCCAGGATCCAGTGAGTAATCGCAAGGTGCCTGAAGCTGTGAGGGTTCACCCTCTTCTTAATGCCTGCCTTAGCCCCAATATCCACAATTGTCTTCCTCATGGACTTGTAGCTTAATGGTTCCATGTTCTTGTCCCTTGTAACCCACAGAGGGGCTTCCGGATCGTCCTTGAGGGGATGTATGGCCAACCATTGGTTAAGGTATCCTGTAGACCATGTGATGGGGATACCCTTGGCCGGTGTGGTCTTCTTTGACTTTGATGTCTTGGAGATGTAGATTATAGCCCCATATTGGTTGAACTCGACATTCTTTATCCTGCAGGACGCCAAGGCACCTATACGCATGCCAGAGTCAGCCAGGACAGCAATAACGGCCTTATCTCGGGGGTGCCTGCACGCCTCCAGGAGGGTGTCAAATTCCTTCTGTGTGAGGAGATCAGAGGGTTGTACAGGGGAATCTTCCTTGTTAAGCTTGAGGTCTCTTACCCACTTGGGAGGTTCGTCATTATGCATCCATCTCATGAGCTTCTTGATGAGCTTCTTGTAGTTCCACAGGCTTCCTGCAGAGAGCTTCTTAACGTCCTCCACATAGAACAGCAGTCTCTCAAGGTCTTCATGGTCGAAGTCCTGAAGGGGCTTGTCATAGCCTATTGTCTTAAGAGTCTGGTACATCCGTGTGGTATAGTTTACATACCAAGTAACTGTATTCTTGGCGAGGCCTTCCCTCCGGAGAGCTCTAAAAAAGGCTTCAAGCTTCTCCCGGTCTGCAGGCTCGATCTCTGCCCGGTTAAACCTATCCATGGCATGCTCAAAAGCATTGTCCAGACTGTGAATATCATCTACATTGCGAGTCATCACTGTCTAAATAGGAGTGCTAGGAATATCAACTTTTG
Proteins encoded:
- a CDS encoding tyrosine-type recombinase/integrase, with the translated sequence MTRNVDDIHSLDNAFEHAMDRFNRAEIEPADREKLEAFFRALRREGLAKNTVTWYVNYTTRMYQTLKTIGYDKPLQDFDHEDLERLLFYVEDVKKLSAGSLWNYKKLIKKLMRWMHNDEPPKWVRDLKLNKEDSPVQPSDLLTQKEFDTLLEACRHPRDKAVIAVLADSGMRIGALASCRIKNVEFNQYGAIIYISKTSKSKKTTPAKGIPITWSTGYLNQWLAIHPLKDDPEAPLWVTRDKNMEPLSYKSMRKTIVDIGAKAGIKKRVNPHSFRHLAITHWILDGYNEQEIKHRAGWSKGSSQMFKIYGNFTDQEINDRIFEKCGLKTEDKRHVTLKKCPRCSNVLKPDDRFCSQCSLVLDRQALDEIGKYEAKLPDILQLVLQNNKARQMLAELKR